A genomic window from Agreia sp. COWG includes:
- a CDS encoding DUF6531 domain-containing protein: protein MTVVVSAALVVGGAVPANASARQQARELAASTLADVTAAAAGSNTDASVGATAPADVEVGSGSVKPGDGTTITGDQVGTSVTFGGKKDDGALDVTMSKMPDATAVSAASETGGTVLSAPVNISAVDADGKQVTTVEAEVTTSKTSAGTEGVTDVKPGVALSMNVDQSKLDGIDPASLQIFTRENPGDPWMPVASHYEAASGAVVGESGHLSQFVVIGKPFVPPAGPVVVLDPDDGVAHTDSPAKVASELPYNIALANGVKTLLQNACLATVSLTRSDPNTPFVSAQDRADFAAAQNPALTATLAFDAPVGHAWGDGTPSSGGSKVYPIDTPGSVAVSDTLVSVLPGYTTMPAKIWPPEPGQNIPQKEFIGNPGAYTHLEAANLDNNYDWTIIDQHMDKIAAGVAESFRQYLVTHGYNCLSPAAAGFPAAPTDAEKAAWADLGHQNYQLYGSEPVSFSTGNLIEDEAIFTLPGNGGSKIDLGLTYNGQDGRLSRMGAGWSFGLGARAQKFSDGSVMIVRGDGASYTFASNGAGGYAADPVKHQSLTEVAGQLTLTGTDGSVWTFDASDPQGVGELSSFRDLTGNGYDIQYGAAGENAQFLPMASITDTSGQVIQVGSDELGRVTSFTAPDGRVWGFSYGGAGDLEAIVYPGGSGTRTFTYDGAHHLLTATDPVGVTYLTNEYDAQGRVIRQLDAQGNVRSFAYDSGKTSYTDNEGNVSVFAFDDKRRVTKVTDAAGGSKSYAYDDANNVTAYTDEAGNSYGYVYDANGNVTQITAPDGTTTKYTYSPTGQVASSTDQGGPGGAARTTTYDIDAKGSITGVHRPDGSTLTNGFDAAGNLTSATDAGGHTTSYAYDAQGHLSSATDANGHTTTYGYNPAGLITSSTDATGATSSYAYDGAGNVSTTTDPAGGVTSYVWDGNRHLLSSTDPTGAVTGYTWDALFRLASVTASDGGVTTYSYNREDALVGVTDPVGAVTKFSVDTLSRPTTVTDPNGGAWKRAYDPLGQITESTNPAGATTKQAFDKLGRVTETTDARGDVSKVAYDKVGQATSTTDAVGNVTAYAYDVLGRVSSITNPAGDKTTFGYDTNGRVTSTTDTAGRTSSFTYDAAGNVLTATDATGAKVSYGYDAANRLTTATDALGRVSTAAYDPRGLVTSATDPLGAVTAYGYDGDGRTTSVTDPNGHTATTAYDPMGRVTAKADALGNTSRFGWDAASRQTSMTNPLGAVTNYSYDPAGQLTKVIEAATGDAKATAASNVTTSYGYDQVGNRTSTTDPNGNVDTLSYDKNNRVVGEKNAAGNTWSYSYDQRGQLSTQIDAKGNTTSNTYNPLGQLITTAYNDGTSVAYAYDKAGQPIAMTDSLGVTGWKYDPAGRMTEQIDPQGKTVAYAYDTTGALTDLTLPGGDTVGYSYDKAGRPSKQSSPWGDLNYDWDPAGNLTTETRSTGVTTSFAYDAADRVTNIANQLPKPAAAASSASAPAAASSDSLPANSYLGGRTTPAPANPVADGGALSFAYSYDKNSNVTAATRTLTPNAAAGSAAPRAETKRSYSYDSLDRLTGSSSTDGSTAGYAYDANGNRTTASETDASGKSTSSAASFNSINQLTSTTGSTPSSYGYDANGQRTSSTVGGVNTNYSWSDAGRMTGVSREGRSTTYGYDGLGREQTSTDTSALGSQTTTSVWSGTSIVQQSNPASGTTAQVRDALGGVALQASDLSTADTGTRWNLLDNLGSVAAQAVGGSVTQLAGYDDFGGQSFGTTGWNAVAGFGSEQSDPSYNLNSYFSRQYDPGTGSWLSQDSYRGLLSQPQSVNRYAFVTNNPATLSDVLGYRPYNPGDGTAKSFPVSDYTAPTAQVFTDIGNTVAKAVTALTGGTSTNNSDKPGYGTGEWLRPAADSNGQPWEPGSTQKYFQVRHVQGGAASPVDGPVIDSSQPRGAQQFVNYSYHDENWLGIGLDKYSAQTIADVFKEHPSEIFPFDIEGCTTFVAGSSCRLDAVPTPLGDGSGTVYVTTTATSVKFTVTSNDYFDGPGSTVQFSIVERDDGYYLDQDAQATQADVFIAAGVSSGASALAWQTQAANLRAAVLKYGNQ, encoded by the coding sequence GTGACGGTTGTCGTCTCTGCGGCCCTGGTGGTGGGCGGCGCGGTTCCCGCCAACGCGTCTGCTCGTCAGCAGGCGAGAGAACTCGCGGCGTCGACGCTCGCCGATGTCACCGCCGCCGCGGCGGGTAGCAACACCGACGCGAGCGTCGGAGCGACCGCCCCGGCCGACGTGGAGGTGGGCTCGGGCTCGGTGAAGCCCGGCGACGGTACGACCATCACGGGCGACCAGGTCGGAACGTCGGTGACCTTCGGCGGTAAGAAAGACGACGGCGCGCTCGACGTGACGATGTCGAAGATGCCCGACGCCACGGCCGTCTCCGCCGCCTCCGAAACGGGTGGAACCGTGCTGTCGGCGCCGGTGAACATCTCGGCGGTCGATGCCGACGGCAAGCAGGTCACCACGGTCGAGGCAGAGGTCACGACCTCGAAGACGAGCGCGGGCACCGAGGGCGTCACCGACGTGAAGCCCGGCGTCGCCCTGTCGATGAACGTCGACCAGTCCAAGCTCGACGGCATCGACCCCGCATCACTGCAGATCTTCACGCGCGAGAACCCGGGCGATCCGTGGATGCCGGTGGCCTCGCACTACGAGGCCGCATCCGGTGCCGTCGTCGGCGAGTCGGGCCACCTCTCGCAGTTCGTCGTGATCGGCAAGCCGTTCGTGCCGCCCGCGGGCCCGGTCGTCGTGCTCGACCCGGATGACGGTGTCGCGCACACGGACAGCCCGGCGAAGGTCGCTTCCGAGCTTCCCTACAACATCGCCCTGGCCAACGGGGTGAAGACCCTGCTGCAGAACGCGTGCCTCGCCACGGTGTCGCTGACCCGCTCAGACCCGAACACTCCCTTCGTGTCGGCTCAGGATCGCGCCGATTTCGCGGCCGCGCAGAACCCGGCGTTGACGGCGACGCTGGCGTTCGATGCTCCCGTGGGCCATGCCTGGGGAGACGGCACGCCCAGCAGTGGCGGCTCCAAGGTCTATCCCATCGACACGCCAGGCAGCGTGGCGGTGTCAGACACGCTCGTGAGCGTGCTGCCCGGGTACACGACGATGCCGGCGAAGATCTGGCCGCCAGAACCGGGGCAGAACATCCCGCAGAAGGAGTTCATCGGCAATCCGGGCGCCTACACGCACCTCGAGGCGGCGAACCTCGACAACAACTATGACTGGACGATCATCGACCAGCACATGGACAAGATCGCGGCCGGTGTGGCGGAGTCGTTCCGGCAGTACCTGGTGACCCACGGCTACAACTGCCTCAGCCCCGCCGCGGCGGGATTCCCCGCTGCTCCCACCGACGCAGAGAAGGCGGCGTGGGCCGACCTGGGCCACCAGAACTACCAGCTCTACGGATCCGAACCGGTGTCGTTCTCGACGGGCAACCTGATCGAAGACGAGGCGATCTTCACGCTGCCGGGTAACGGCGGCTCGAAGATCGATCTGGGGCTGACCTACAACGGGCAGGATGGCCGGCTCTCGCGCATGGGCGCGGGGTGGTCGTTCGGGCTCGGGGCGAGGGCCCAGAAGTTCTCGGACGGCTCGGTCATGATCGTGCGCGGCGACGGCGCCTCCTACACGTTCGCGTCGAACGGTGCGGGCGGCTACGCGGCAGATCCGGTGAAGCACCAGAGCCTCACAGAGGTCGCCGGCCAGCTGACGCTCACAGGCACCGACGGCTCGGTGTGGACCTTCGATGCGAGCGACCCTCAGGGCGTCGGCGAACTCTCGTCGTTCCGCGATCTGACAGGCAACGGGTACGACATCCAGTACGGTGCGGCGGGCGAGAACGCGCAATTTTTGCCGATGGCGTCGATCACCGACACCTCGGGCCAGGTCATTCAGGTGGGCAGCGACGAGTTGGGCCGGGTGACCTCGTTCACTGCCCCCGACGGCCGCGTGTGGGGCTTCTCCTATGGTGGCGCCGGAGATCTCGAGGCGATCGTCTACCCCGGAGGATCCGGCACCCGAACGTTCACCTACGACGGTGCGCACCACCTGCTGACCGCCACCGACCCGGTGGGCGTGACGTACCTGACGAACGAGTACGACGCGCAGGGCCGCGTCATCAGGCAGCTGGATGCGCAGGGCAACGTGCGCTCGTTCGCCTACGACAGCGGCAAGACCTCGTACACCGACAACGAGGGCAACGTGAGCGTGTTCGCCTTCGACGACAAGCGCCGGGTGACGAAGGTCACCGATGCGGCCGGCGGCAGCAAGAGCTACGCCTACGACGACGCGAACAACGTGACCGCCTACACCGACGAAGCGGGCAACAGCTATGGCTATGTCTACGACGCGAACGGGAACGTGACGCAGATCACCGCGCCCGACGGCACGACGACGAAGTACACCTATTCGCCCACCGGACAGGTGGCCAGCAGCACCGACCAGGGCGGGCCGGGCGGCGCCGCGCGCACCACGACCTACGACATCGATGCCAAGGGCTCGATCACCGGCGTGCACCGGCCCGATGGCAGCACCCTCACGAACGGCTTCGACGCCGCGGGCAACCTCACCTCGGCCACGGATGCCGGCGGCCACACCACCAGCTACGCCTACGACGCGCAGGGGCACCTCTCCTCCGCGACCGACGCGAACGGCCACACGACGACGTACGGTTACAACCCGGCCGGGCTGATCACCTCCAGCACCGATGCGACCGGGGCGACCAGTAGCTACGCCTACGACGGCGCCGGAAACGTCTCCACGACGACCGACCCGGCCGGGGGCGTCACCTCGTATGTGTGGGACGGCAACCGGCACCTGCTCAGCTCGACCGACCCCACGGGCGCGGTGACCGGCTACACCTGGGACGCCCTCTTCCGTCTCGCATCGGTCACGGCCTCCGACGGCGGCGTGACCACCTACTCCTACAACAGGGAGGACGCGCTCGTCGGCGTCACCGACCCCGTGGGCGCGGTCACGAAGTTCAGCGTCGACACGCTCTCCAGGCCGACCACCGTGACCGACCCCAACGGCGGAGCGTGGAAGCGGGCCTACGACCCCCTGGGCCAGATCACCGAGTCGACCAACCCCGCCGGCGCCACCACGAAGCAGGCCTTCGACAAACTGGGCCGGGTCACTGAGACGACGGATGCGCGCGGCGACGTCTCGAAGGTCGCCTACGACAAGGTCGGCCAGGCCACATCGACGACGGATGCCGTGGGCAACGTGACCGCCTACGCCTACGACGTTCTCGGCCGGGTGAGCAGCATCACCAATCCCGCGGGAGACAAGACCACCTTCGGTTACGACACAAACGGTCGCGTCACGTCGACGACCGACACCGCAGGCCGCACGAGCTCGTTCACCTACGACGCAGCCGGAAATGTGCTGACCGCCACCGACGCGACCGGCGCAAAGGTGAGTTACGGCTACGACGCGGCGAACCGTCTTACCACGGCCACGGATGCCCTGGGCCGGGTCTCGACCGCAGCCTACGACCCCCGCGGGCTGGTCACCTCAGCGACCGATCCGCTCGGCGCCGTGACCGCCTACGGCTACGACGGCGACGGCCGCACGACGAGCGTCACCGACCCCAACGGGCACACGGCGACGACCGCCTACGACCCCATGGGCCGGGTGACTGCGAAGGCCGATGCGCTGGGCAACACCTCCCGCTTCGGCTGGGACGCCGCGAGCAGGCAGACGTCGATGACGAACCCCCTGGGGGCCGTCACGAACTACAGCTACGACCCCGCCGGGCAGCTCACCAAGGTGATCGAGGCCGCGACCGGCGATGCGAAGGCGACCGCGGCATCCAATGTCACGACCAGCTACGGCTACGACCAGGTAGGCAACCGCACGTCGACCACCGACCCGAATGGCAACGTCGACACGCTCTCGTACGACAAGAACAACCGCGTCGTGGGCGAGAAGAACGCGGCTGGCAACACGTGGTCGTACAGCTACGACCAGCGTGGCCAGCTCAGCACGCAGATCGATGCCAAGGGCAACACCACGAGCAACACGTACAACCCGCTCGGCCAGCTGATCACCACCGCCTACAACGACGGAACCTCGGTGGCGTACGCCTACGACAAGGCGGGCCAGCCCATCGCGATGACCGACAGCCTCGGCGTGACCGGCTGGAAGTACGACCCCGCCGGGCGCATGACCGAGCAGATCGACCCGCAGGGCAAGACGGTGGCGTACGCCTACGACACCACGGGCGCGCTGACCGATCTCACTCTGCCGGGCGGCGACACCGTCGGCTACAGCTATGACAAGGCGGGCAGGCCCAGCAAGCAGAGCTCGCCGTGGGGCGACCTGAATTACGACTGGGATCCGGCGGGCAACCTCACCACCGAGACCCGCTCGACCGGCGTCACGACGTCGTTCGCCTACGACGCGGCCGACCGGGTCACGAACATCGCCAACCAGCTGCCGAAACCGGCCGCCGCGGCGTCGTCTGCTTCCGCGCCCGCCGCTGCTTCATCAGACAGCCTGCCGGCGAACAGCTACCTCGGCGGTCGCACCACGCCCGCCCCGGCGAACCCTGTTGCTGACGGGGGAGCACTCTCGTTCGCGTACAGCTATGACAAGAACAGCAATGTGACCGCGGCGACCCGCACCCTCACGCCGAACGCGGCGGCGGGGTCGGCGGCTCCGCGTGCTGAGACCAAACGTTCCTACAGTTATGACTCCCTTGACCGGCTCACCGGGTCATCGTCGACCGATGGCAGCACGGCCGGTTACGCCTATGACGCGAACGGCAATCGCACGACCGCGTCGGAGACGGATGCTTCGGGCAAGAGCACGTCGAGTGCGGCGTCGTTCAACTCGATCAACCAGCTGACCTCGACGACCGGCAGCACCCCGTCGAGCTACGGTTACGACGCGAATGGGCAGCGCACCTCGTCGACCGTGGGCGGGGTGAACACGAATTACAGCTGGTCGGATGCGGGTCGCATGACCGGTGTCAGTCGCGAGGGCCGGTCGACGACCTACGGCTACGACGGCCTCGGCCGCGAGCAGACCTCGACCGACACGTCGGCGTTGGGGTCGCAGACGACGACGTCGGTGTGGTCGGGCACGAGTATCGTGCAGCAGTCGAATCCGGCATCCGGGACGACGGCGCAGGTGCGGGATGCTCTGGGTGGGGTGGCGTTGCAGGCATCCGATTTGTCGACGGCGGATACGGGCACCCGGTGGAATCTGCTCGATAACCTCGGCTCGGTCGCAGCGCAAGCCGTCGGCGGATCGGTCACCCAGCTCGCCGGGTACGACGACTTCGGTGGTCAGAGCTTCGGCACCACGGGGTGGAATGCGGTGGCGGGGTTCGGCTCGGAGCAGTCCGACCCGAGCTATAACCTGAACAGTTATTTCTCGAGGCAGTATGACCCGGGTACGGGGTCGTGGTTGTCACAAGACAGCTACCGGGGGTTGTTGTCGCAGCCGCAGTCGGTGAACAGGTACGCGTTCGTGACGAACAACCCGGCCACCCTGAGCGACGTGCTCGGGTACCGGCCCTACAACCCTGGAGATGGCACCGCTAAGAGCTTCCCCGTCTCCGACTACACCGCGCCCACTGCGCAGGTCTTCACGGACATCGGCAACACCGTCGCCAAAGCTGTCACCGCTCTCACTGGCGGCACCTCAACGAACAATTCTGACAAGCCTGGCTACGGCACGGGGGAGTGGCTTCGACCCGCCGCCGACTCGAACGGCCAGCCGTGGGAGCCCGGCTCGACACAGAAGTATTTTCAGGTGCGGCATGTGCAGGGTGGCGCGGCCAGTCCGGTCGATGGGCCCGTTATCGATAGTTCACAACCGAGGGGTGCCCAACAGTTTGTGAACTACAGCTATCACGATGAAAATTGGTTAGGTATCGGCCTCGACAAATATTCAGCCCAAACAATCGCAGATGTGTTCAAAGAACACCCGTCAGAGATTTTCCCTTTTGATATCGAAGGATGCACGACCTTTGTGGCAGGGAGTTCATGTCGACTGGACGCGGTTCCCACGCCACTTGGTGATGGATCGGGAACGGTATACGTGACGACGACGGCAACCAGCGTAAAGTTCACGGTGACGTCCAATGACTATTTCGACGGCCCAGGCTCGACCGTCCAGTTCTCGATAGTCGAAAGAGATGATGGCTACTATCTCGACCAGGACGCTCAGGCGACTCAAGCTGATGTCTTCATTGCAGCTGGAGTCAGCAGCGGCGCTTCCGCGCTAGCCTGGCAAACTCAAGCAGCGAATCTGCGAGCGGCGGTTCTAAAATATGGCAACCAGTAA